The window AGAATTATATGTCTTGTTTACCCCTTCATAAACCTGCCTTAACAGCACTTTTAAATTAGGCTGCCGTTTTAAATGTTTTAATCGAACCAGCCAATAACGATTCATCTTTTCAAAAGGAGTTTGTTTTTGCAACATTTCTTGCTCAATATCTTTGTACAGATCATTCAGTTCGTTTTGAAGCACTTGGATATAGATCTCATCCTTATTTCTGAACAGCTTATAAAAGGTTCCTCTAGAAATTCCTGATTTGTTTAGAATATCAGATACGACTGTCTTTTCCGGTCCAAATTGTTCAAACACTTCTTTTGCACATTTTAGAAGCAAATTTCTATGAACCTTTCTTCCTAGACTTCTGCCAAGATTACCGTAAACATCTTTGCTGGAAGTCAATTCAATTCACCACCATAGACATATATACAAATTATGTTTTTATGTATATTTATATTAAATTTTCTGAATTTAAATGTCAAACGAAAAATAAAAAATACCACTCAATTCTTCTGAGTGGTTTTACGATTTTATTCATTTTTTAGAATCAACGTAAGCTTCACCGAAAATGTATGCGATAGCAACCCCGGCAATAGACATAATGGATTCTGACGGAAGATTAAGACCCAATCCGTCGTTTCCAATGGTGATTAAAGCAGCTACCACAGCCATCCAGAATTTTCGGCTCTTCCATTTATTGCTCATTTTTCATCCCCTCCATCACCCTTCTTAACATGATGGCAACAGCCCACATGGGAACATCCTCATCTTTCTTTTCCAACCATTTTGGATCAGTGATAATTTTTTGATCTAACAACCATTGTATGGCCTCTGTTTTCCAATCCATCATTGGTTTCCCCTCATCCTGCTTTTTATCCGTAAACCCAATCCCTTCAATCTTGCAGATCGCTCTGGCATGGGCCCGGGCTACCTTCTCCCTGAACTCATCCGATTTCAAAAGTTCTGCTTCTTCCCTGTTAGTCATGAAGCCGTTCTCCGTTAATACTGCATTACCCTTGGTCTCACGGAGAACATGGAAATCGGCTTCCTTTGCTCCCCTGTCTAATAATCCGGTTTCCTTTATCAGATAGTTTAAGAAGATCTTTGACATGCTTTTTGATTCTCTGGCTTTCGGATAGGAATAGGTTTCTATTCCTCTTGCATCATTCCATTCTCCTGAGCCAAAGGCATTGGCATGAATGGACAAAAAGCATGTTTGATATCCCATCTCAGCCAGTTTGTTTTCAATATTTGTTCGCTCTCTAAGAGACATATCTTTTTCATCAGTTACTGTAAATATATAGGGAATTTGATTAATATCAAGATATGCTGCAAGTCGTTTGCGAACATCATGATTAAACTCCCATTCTCTTAAACTTCCGTCAGGTGAACGTTTCCCCGGGGTATCAACCCCATGCCCTCTGTCCAAAACCCAAATCCGCTTATTCGGAGCGAAATCGCTCATTTGATCACTTAGACTTGGCAATCGTTTTCCTCCTCTCTTGACTTTTCTCCCTTAGCCATAACCCTGATACCCGAATTATGATTTTGTCCTTCTATTCCAACATACAATGAAATCAAACGACTTACCATTGGCTGATGTCATAAGGTTAAGCCCATTTATTGAATATTTCTTTCTCTACTTATAAAATAAAAAAAACACCGCATTTTTGGGTGTTTTTGAATATCTCGATCAAGTCGGTTAAATACTGATAATAATTTATCTCATTATAAAAGAATAGGAGGAACCACGATGGTAAATATCCCTGCAGATGAAAAAGAACCTAAAACAAGACCCAGAGAGAAAAGAAATGAAAAGGCTGGAATTGAGGAGAAAGAAAAGACTCAATCCAGCCAGATGAGGTATCCTAACGCTGATGATATCTACGAGCGGTAATATTAATACTTCACATAAAAAAAACGATTATGATACTGTTGCTCTTTCAGTATTCCCAAGACGTAAAGAATCATGAGTATCTTTTTTTCTCGTTCTTGAAAGATACATGATGAGAATACTTACGGCAAAAGAAATCAAACCCATTCCAAATAGAACCAAGACATCGGTGAGAAGTGATTCCACCCCGTTCCCTTTTACTGTTAATTCCCTAATCCCATCCAGGAAATAGGTTAATGGAAGAAGATGTCCTAATTTTACGAGGATGGACGGCATGGCTCCGAAGGGCCAAGTAAATCCAGAGAGCAGAAAGGAAGGAACAGCAATCAGCATGGTAATCTGTGTAGCCTGCAACTGATTGGCAGACGTCAGGGAAGCTAAAAACCCGATCCCAGCCAAAGCGACCTGAAATGAAATTCCCAGAAGAATAAATAGCCATAGGCTTCCTTTAAATGGGATTTGAAATAATCCTTTCGCCAGAAGGAATACCAGGATAAAGTTGCTTAAACCAATTAAAAAGTACGGAACAGACTTTCCGTAAGCCACTTTCCATGGAGAAGAAACATCCATTAAAAGAGGATTCCAGGTTCCTCGTTCCTTCTCCCTTGCTACTCCCAACGCCAAACCGAGAAACAAAACCTGCTGCAGAATGGCTCCCAACAGCCCAATTAATAAAAAGTTACTATAATTGAACGTGGGATTATAGAGAACCCGATAACGAAATTGAATGGGCGACACCATTTTCATAGCAATATCCTGATCCATCCCTGCTGCTGCCAATTTTTCAATGGCAGCTCCCGTACTAAAGGTTTGTACAACCTCATTGGCGCCCTTGGTGGCGGCATTGGATACCAACATGTTACTTCCATCTACCATTGTCAACACTTCCGTACTACTGCCCCGTTTTATATCCTCCGTTAAATGAGGGGGAATGATGATCCCTACTTTGTAATCCCCCTTCTGTATCGATGAGATCACTTCTTCTTCATTTGATGCCATTTTGGAAACAGAAAAAATATCAGATTGATCAAAGCCAAGAACGATTTCACGGGTTAGAGTTGAGTCTTCTCCCAGATAAACAATCGTTGATAGTTCCGTAACCTTGGAATTTATATACAAATATCCGAACAGCAACGTATAAAAAATTGGAACCAGCAAAAGAATAGCCAAAAGTCTTTTGTCTTGGATAATTTCACGCCATTCCTGCTCAATCATTTTCCTGACCATGATTATGACTCCTCCTGTATCCAGTGAACCGTGTATCCGGAACGAAGATCAGGGGAGGGATTGATGATTTCCACTTTGACTAAAAAAGAACGAACATCCGCTTCCCCTTGTTCTTGTGTTGCTTTTTTCACGGCAAAGTCAGCTGCAGGTGAAATTAGAATAATCTTTCCCTCCACCTTTTGCTTCGATGCATCAAGATAAAGGGTCACCTTATCTCCAACTTTTTTGTCAACCAGACCTTGTTCACTGACATAAAAACGTGCCCATACCTTACTGGTATCCAGAATGGTAAAAACAGGTTTACCGGCCGCCACCGTTTCCCCTTTATAGGAGCTTTGGGTGATAATCATCCCATCGTTTGGTGAGAACAATTTCGTATAGCTTAGGTAAGTTTCCGCTTCCATCAATGCTGCTTCCGCCTGGGATAATTTGGCCTCCGCCAATTGATTATCCTCAATCTTTACCGATACCTGTCCCATAGCATTCTTGGCCCTTTCCACTGCTGCCTCTGCTTGTTCAACCAACGCCTTCGCCCCATCTATCTCTTCTTGTCTCGCTCCCTTATTGATCATGGCCAGTTGCTGTTGACTCACATCATATTCTGCCTTTGCCTTTTCCAAATTAACCTTCGCTTCATCCAATTTGCTTGAAGGAATAGCACCCTGCTGATATAAAACTTCCATTTTATTATAAGTATCCAGAGCCACTTGATATACTTCCTTTGCAGCAGAAACCTTCGCTTCCACTTGCTTCTTTTCTTCATCCCTGGCTCCATTGAGCAGAGCATCGTACTTTGCCTTTGCAGCCTTTAGTGCTGCCTCCGCTTCCTTCAGTTGTATCTCCGTATCTGTCTTGGTTAATGGAACGGCCAACCTGCTTTGTTCTAATAGTGCCTTTGCCATTTCCACATTGGCTTTTGCTTGATCCACTTTAATCTGAAAGTCTTTGTCTTCAAGGGACGCCAGTAACTCTCCCTCTTTCACCACATCTCCTTCCTGAACTAAGGTGGTATCCAATTTACCCCCTATCTTAAAGGACACCTCTATTTCCTTCATTTCCGTAATTCCTGAAGAAATATATTGATCCTGTTGGGCAGATGCTTCATTCTGAAACTGATAAAGAATTAAGGCTCCTCCCGTAAAAATCGTCAATATTACCAACAATATGATTACTCTGGTTTTCCCCATTTCCTATCTCTCCTTCTATTCCAATATATTATTTTGCTCTCATG is drawn from Microaerobacter geothermalis and contains these coding sequences:
- a CDS encoding TetR/AcrR family transcriptional regulator, whose protein sequence is MTSSKDVYGNLGRSLGRKVHRNLLLKCAKEVFEQFGPEKTVVSDILNKSGISRGTFYKLFRNKDEIYIQVLQNELNDLYKDIEQEMLQKQTPFEKMNRYWLVRLKHLKRQPNLKVLLRQVYEGVNKTYNSSAYKQIKEEMLSRDIENLKNILMEGINEGYFCSVSVELTIQAVVHALHGFERDWLMGGDEMVETHISHLLKLLYHGILREDKG
- a CDS encoding N-acetylmuramoyl-L-alanine amidase — protein: MPSLSDQMSDFAPNKRIWVLDRGHGVDTPGKRSPDGSLREWEFNHDVRKRLAAYLDINQIPYIFTVTDEKDMSLRERTNIENKLAEMGYQTCFLSIHANAFGSGEWNDARGIETYSYPKARESKSMSKIFLNYLIKETGLLDRGAKEADFHVLRETKGNAVLTENGFMTNREEAELLKSDEFREKVARAHARAICKIEGIGFTDKKQDEGKPMMDWKTEAIQWLLDQKIITDPKWLEKKDEDVPMWAVAIMLRRVMEGMKNEQ
- a CDS encoding ABC transporter permease; the protein is MVRKMIEQEWREIIQDKRLLAILLLVPIFYTLLFGYLYINSKVTELSTIVYLGEDSTLTREIVLGFDQSDIFSVSKMASNEEEVISSIQKGDYKVGIIIPPHLTEDIKRGSSTEVLTMVDGSNMLVSNAATKGANEVVQTFSTGAAIEKLAAAGMDQDIAMKMVSPIQFRYRVLYNPTFNYSNFLLIGLLGAILQQVLFLGLALGVAREKERGTWNPLLMDVSSPWKVAYGKSVPYFLIGLSNFILVFLLAKGLFQIPFKGSLWLFILLGISFQVALAGIGFLASLTSANQLQATQITMLIAVPSFLLSGFTWPFGAMPSILVKLGHLLPLTYFLDGIRELTVKGNGVESLLTDVLVLFGMGLISFAVSILIMYLSRTRKKDTHDSLRLGNTERATVS
- a CDS encoding HlyD family secretion protein, translating into MGKTRVIILLVILTIFTGGALILYQFQNEASAQQDQYISSGITEMKEIEVSFKIGGKLDTTLVQEGDVVKEGELLASLEDKDFQIKVDQAKANVEMAKALLEQSRLAVPLTKTDTEIQLKEAEAALKAAKAKYDALLNGARDEEKKQVEAKVSAAKEVYQVALDTYNKMEVLYQQGAIPSSKLDEAKVNLEKAKAEYDVSQQQLAMINKGARQEEIDGAKALVEQAEAAVERAKNAMGQVSVKIEDNQLAEAKLSQAEAALMEAETYLSYTKLFSPNDGMIITQSSYKGETVAAGKPVFTILDTSKVWARFYVSEQGLVDKKVGDKVTLYLDASKQKVEGKIILISPAADFAVKKATQEQGEADVRSFLVKVEIINPSPDLRSGYTVHWIQEES